One part of the Vicia villosa cultivar HV-30 ecotype Madison, WI unplaced genomic scaffold, Vvil1.0 ctg.001079F_1_1, whole genome shotgun sequence genome encodes these proteins:
- the LOC131633125 gene encoding uncharacterized protein LOC131633125, translating to MVLIEQEKTDDPNANPSNATAGNDASDGFETASEADLDSDGDDGGASSREELQHSDQPQQTPKRTEGEQEQDVHQQSISSEEALINEDELRQKALDEANEAKVEGNKLFVDGKYEEALSQYDHALQVALDVPSFVEIRSICYANRAVCFLKQGKYENTIKECTKALELNPAYVKALVRRGEAHEKLEHFEEAIADMKKILEIDPSNDQARKAIRRLEPLAAVKREKMKEEMIAKLKEMGNSVLGRFGMSVDNFKAVKDPNTGSYSISMER from the exons ATGGTGCTGATAGAACAGGAGAAGACTGACGATCCAAACGCGAATCCATCAAACGCTACTGCCGGCAACGACGCCTCCGACGGCTTCGAAACCGCCAGTGAGGCCGATCTCGATAGCGACGGTGATGACGGCGGAGCTAGCAGCCGAGAAGAATTGCAGCACAGTGATCAACCGCAGCAGACGCCGAAGCGGACAGAGGGAGAACAGGAACAAGATGTTCATCAGCAAAGCATTTCCTCCGAGGAGGCTTTGATCAATGAAGATGAATTGAGACAG AAAGCATTGGATGAAGCGAATGAAGCAAAAGTAGAAGGTAACAAACTCTTTGTTGATGGGAAGTATGAGGAGGCATTATCTCAATATGACCATGCCTTACAAGTTGCACTAGACGTTCCTTCATTTGTGGAAATACGCTCAATATGCTATGCAAACCGTGCCGTGTGCTTTTTAAAACAG GgaaaatatgaaaatacaattaaaGAATGCACAAAAGCATTGGAGCTGAATCCTGCATATGTTAAAGCTTTGGTAAGAAGAGGAGAAGCTCATGAAAAGCTTGAACATTTTGAAGAGGCAATTGCTG ATATGAAAAAGATCTTAGAAATTGATCCCTCAAATGATCAAGCTAGGAAAGCCATCCGTCGACTAGAGCCCCTTGCTGCAGTCAAACGGgaaaaaatgaaagaagaaatgATAG CAAAATTGAAAGAAATGGGCAATTCTGTCTTGGGACGTTTTGGGATGAGCGTTGACAACTTCAAAGCAGTCAAAGATCCAAACACTGGTTCCTATTCTATCTCAATGGAACGCTAA